One Podarcis raffonei isolate rPodRaf1 chromosome 18, rPodRaf1.pri, whole genome shotgun sequence genomic window carries:
- the GRIN3B gene encoding glutamate receptor ionotropic, NMDA 3B produces MERRRALCCWWCLSLLLAGQPAARGHPQPCHILARIGHTVRLGALLPRAGEAESRARNALARASRTATSALPYNLSLEVVPGAPRQRDPASLARWLCQALVVRGVAAVLAFPASRRELLQLDFAAAFLEIPFVSIREEEEEEEEEEGRGGQSAKTPMPFRSRNPFHLHMDRSNDFETLLELLANIFRSNKWREVTLVLCQAWDVPAFVDLWSSYAELERTAVVDLSFLEEKEAARLLRRHLEEYRELPGPALLFGCNAHHSQLVFRTARDLGVLQEFHWVLGQPQNVDELRTEGLPLGLLAYGEVGRPSLEQFVHDAVELVSRAISRAVYVRPDLALIQNMVNCNDKHTVASESSGRYLSQFLANTSFRGQTGEVFVHNTSRVHTDRHYKVWSLLRDSVGQPTWVTVGTWKGGEMEVEEGTWPQHLQRRNQAEGFCRMKLRVVTLVEHPFVFTREVDEEGNCPAGQLCLDPRTNDSAVLDTLFDELNSENGSVPAEYRKCCYGYCIDLLEKLAEDLPFDFDLYIVGDGKYGAWKNGRWTGLVGDLLSGTAHMAVTSFSINSARSQVIDFTSPFFSTSLGILVRIRDTASPIGAFMWPLHWTMWVGIFVALHMTALFLTLYEWKSPYGMTPHGRNRMKIFSYSSALNLCYAILFGRTVSSKTPKCWTGRFLMNLWAIFCLLVLSSYTANLAAVMVGEKTFEELSGIHDPKLHHPSQGFRFGTVWESSAEEYIKKSFPDMHEYMRRLSVPTTPAGIKMLKTNPPKLNAFIMDKSLLDYEVSIDSDCKLLTVGKPFAIEGYGIGLPQNSPLTSNISEFISRYKSSGFMDLLHDKWYKMVPCGKRVFAVTETLQMGIYHFSGLFVLLCIGLCGSLLTSLGEHIFYRLILPRIKRKKKFNYWLHTSQKIHRALNMGLEEQRNKKLNLEKRCNIQKSQEEPEAPPPPPPPSNQPGWNNLRRAAVKKEDKRVHFNIENAPDEASDEEREAPVWHCMNGQDPQQQGSKEDKEKELKELERKIEDMREQLRAALVRKSELMVALGPPPKAPRLPPALKALIKESNEDR; encoded by the exons ATGGAGAGGCGCCGGGCGCTTTGCTGCTGGTGGTGCCTGTCGCTGCTGCTGGCGGGGCAGCCGGCGGCCCGGGGGCACCCGCAGCCGTGCCACATCCTGGCACGGATCGGGCACACCGTGCGCCTGGGCGCCCTGCTTCCCCGCGCGGGCGAAGCCGAGAGCCGGGCGCGCAACGCCCTGGCCCGCGCCAGCCGCACGGCCACCTCCGCGCTGCCCTACAACCTCAGCCTGGAGGTGGTCCCCGGGGCGCCCCGGCAGAGGGACCCGGCCTCGCTGGCCCGCTGGCTGTGCCAGGCGCTGGTGGTGCGCGGAGTGGCCGCCGTGCTCGCCTTCCCCGCGTCCCGCAGGGAGCTGCTCCAGTTGGACTTCGCCGCCGCCTTCCTGGAGATCCCCTTCGTCAGCAtccgggaggaggaagaggaggaggaggaggaggaaggcagagggGGGCAAAGTGCGAAGACCCCCATGCCCTTCAGGAGCCGG AACCCCTTCCACCTTCACATGGACCGGAGCAACGACTTTGAGACGCTCCTGGAGCTGCTGGCTAACATATTCCGCTCCAACAAATGGCGCGAGGTCACCTTGGTGCTGTGCCAGGCCTGGGACGTCCCTGCCTTTGTGGACCTGTGGAGCAGCTACGCCGAGCTGGAGAGGACGGCCGTGGTGGACCTGAGCTTCCTTGAGGAGAAAGAGGCCGCCCGCCTCCTGCGCCGCCACTTGGAGGAGTACCGGGAACTTCCCGGCCCCGCTCTGCTCTTTGGCTGCAATGCCCACCACTCCCAGCTGGTCTTCCGGACGGCCAGGGACCTTGGGGTGCTCCAGGAGTTCCACTGGGTGCTGGGGCAGCCCCAGAATGTGGACGAACTTCGGACGGAAGGGCTGCCCCTGGGGCTCTTAGCCTACGGGGAGGTGGGCAGGCCGTCCCTGGAGCAGTTTGTCCACGACGCGGTGGAGCTGGTGTCGAGGGCCATCTCCAGGGCCGTTTACGTCCGCCCGGACCTCGCCCTCATCCAGAACATGGTGAACTGCAACGACAAGCACACCGTCGCCTCCGAGTCCTCAGGGCGCTACCTCTCCCA GTTTTTAGCCAACACGTCCTTCCGCGGCCAGACGGGGGAGGTCTTCGTGCACAACACGTCCCGCGTCCACACAGATCGCCACTACAAAGTCTGGAGCCTCCTGAGGGACTCTGTGGGGCAGCCCACCTGGGTGACGGTGGGGACCTGGAAAGGGGGCGAGATGGAGGTGGAGGAGGGGACGTGGCCCCAGCACCTGCAGcgcaggaaccaggcagagggcttttgcCGTATGAAACTGCGCGTGGTGACCTTGGTAGAGCACCCTTTCGTCTTCACCAGGGAG GTGGATGAAGAAGGCAACTGTCCTGCTGGCCAGCTGTGTCTGGACCCCCGAACCAACGACTCGGCCGTGCTGGACACCCTCTTTGACGAGCTCAACTCCGAGAACGGCTCAGTCCCCGCTGAGTACCGGAAATGCTGCTACGGCTACTGCATTGACCTCCTGGAGAAGTTGGCCGAGGACCTGCCCTTTGACTTTGACCTCTACATCGTGGGGGACGGGAAGTACGGGGCCTGGAAGAACGGCCGCTGGACAGGGCTGGTGGGGGACCTCCTGAGCGGGACAGCCCACATGGCAGTGACGTCCTTCAGCATCAACTCGGCCCGCAGCCAAGTGATCGACTTCACCAGCCCCTTCTTCTCCACCAGCCTGGGCATCTTGGTGAGGATCCGGGACACGGCGTCTCCCATTGGGGCCTTCATGTGGCCGCTGCATTGGACGATGTGGGTGGGCATCTTTGTGGCTCTCCACATGACCGCCCTGTTCCTCACCCTCTACGAGTGGAAGAGCCCCTACGGGATGACCCCCCACGGGCGCAACCGCATGAAGATCTTCTCCTACTCCTCGGCGCTCAACCTCTGCTACGCCATCCTCTTTGGGCGAACCGTCTCCAGCAAGACCCCCAAGTGTTGGACCGGGCGCTTCCTGATGAACCTCTGGGCCATCTTCTGCCTCTTGGTCCTCTCCAGCTACACCGCCAACCTGGCTGCCGTGATGGTGGGAGAAAAGACCTTCGAGGAGCTGTCTGGGATTCACGACCCCAAG CTGCACCATCCGTCACAAGGATTCCGATTTGGGACTGTCTGGGAGAGCAGCGCGGAAGAATATATCAAGAAGAGTTTCCCAGACATGCACGAATACATGCGGCGGCTGAGTGTCCCCACGACCCCCGCAGGCATCAAAATGCTCAA GACCAACCCTCCGAAGCTGAACGCCTTCATCATGGACAAGTCTCTGCTCGATTACGAGGTGTCCATCGACTCCGACTGCAAGCTCCTCACCGTCGGGAAACCCTTTGCGATCGAAG GCTACGGGATCGGCCTTCCCCAGAACTCGCCCCTGACCTCCAACATCTCGGAGTTCATCAGCCGCTATAAATCGTCCGGCTTCATGGACCTCCTGCACGACAAATGGTACAAGATGGTCCCCTGTGGAAAGCGGGTCTTTGCTGTCACCGAG ACCCTGCAGATGGGCATCTACCACTTTTCGGGGCTCTTTGTCCTACTTTGCATTGGTCTCTGTGGTTCTTTGCTGACTTCCCTCGGAGAGCACATCTTCTACCGCCTCATCTTGCCTCGCATCAAACGCAAGAAGAAGTTCAACTACTGGCTTCACACCAGCCAG AAAATCCACCGGGCGCTGAACATGGGTTTGGAGGAGCAGAGGAACAAAAAGCTGAATTTGGAGAAAAG GTGCAACATCCAAAAGAGCCAAGAGGAACCAGAggcccccccgccgcccccgccgcccTCCAACCAGCCAGGTTGGAACAACCTCCGCCGGGCAGCCGTGAAGAAGGAGGACAAGCGCGTCCACTTCAACATCGAGAACGCCCCGGACGAGGCTTCGGATGAGGAGCGAGAGGCCCCCGTCTGGCACTGCATGAACGGCCAGGATCCGCAGCAGCAGGGCAGCAAGGAGGACAAAGAGAAGGAGCTGAAGGAGCTGGAGAGGAAGATCGAGGACATGCGCGAGCAGCTGCGGGCTGCCCTGGTGCGCAAGAGCGAGCTGATGGTGGCGCTGGGGCCACCACCCAAGGCGCCCCGCCTGCCGCCCGCCCTCAAGGCCTTGATCAAGGAGAGCAACGAGGACAGGTGA